A stretch of the Perca fluviatilis chromosome 17, GENO_Pfluv_1.0, whole genome shotgun sequence genome encodes the following:
- the LOC120544950 gene encoding macrophage mannose receptor 1: protein MLLQLLSFAALLACAHCQCQQGWREYENKCYFFSTDTKSWMEANAFCLGLNTNLMSILDIHERLWVRTQIGTESYWIGLNDQISEGVWEWSDGSLFIPYISYWMQGQPDNWGDEPGEDCGQVVGSSFGQWNDENCGVKRKYICKYMNPNPSPQCDLANGWTQHGSSCYKLKADTRKSWAAARHDCVQDGGDLVSIATAEEEQYVTGSLDPSWIDLWIGLSTLKCNKISCQVEAGNSQYTWSDALPVGYTNWANGEPSGDTQAGSCSAIIKDSSTTFGKWRSHVCRYERPYMCKRPLNTICPSGWLSFAGSCYWMVSNINLLTTWHEASTKCSDMGAHLLIINSQEEQFFINGNLPDFHQVDIPDIWIGLSDKDQDGDFKWVDKGAITFSNYGPGWPRNTAGTWDCGQIFTGNYEGKWETTSCFKSMGYICEMTGGQNIKPTSAPDSHCDPGYLLYGDFCYHFESESVKNWQDADTHCSRDQGHLASFHSQEELSFLTAHMPGEAWVGLNDINVENQWVYTDGTPADLLPWATNQPDNWEDNEDCAHLRGMDHHEPGKLNDDFCTSTKKFICKKAKGQGPPPRPPTSGPGWNEKCGSWMADPFNDHCYQFNYLSMRTWAEARADCVNQGGDLVSITDPFEQAFIQGLIQLSPTGISLWMGGHDSVTEGGWEWSDGSPFRYIRWNTGNPDDYYGEDCLSIYINNGYWNDDNCENKRGYICKRKGKTPEPPPPHDGFMTALVCQDSSAVLHCPHGSVINVQSAFYGRKSDDICPHLDGSGGGSCTVEGVLPYIRKQCDNHPHCFAFAHVEVDPCPTVSKYLEIVYSCEQKVCLQGLGVEDGNITDSQLSASSSTGLFTPNKARLNGNSCWMPSGSPTSSWIQVNLGQTRKVTGIVIQGCPQNDHWLTKFKIQHSTDGTSWTDYTADGQFFPGSTDRNSPETQLLGTPVSAQYVRILPLEFSGQAGLRFDVLGCTPDYAITCANVPNFNFANDKMTVHCPASCANANYRVYGTTVYRGDSNICAAAIHAGVILNDIGGDCTLLKAAGQNFYAGSTRNGITSRQFDGNYAVSYTFADGELRCSGPDWYEFGDFCYKPFQDKKTWHGAQHTCRTIGAQLVSILSMKEQSWLESYLYMATSDVWTGLNDLVVTGMYTWSDDHMVTFTYWAPGEPNNHDGFSEDCVEMLHQTGRWNDVSCTELNTYICKMPKAHYPLPSVKPTVYGCAQGWDAYGYSCYWMEETTRSWSEAKDFCKEQDGFLLHIGDIYEQAHFTVALSGKTGMWWIGLRAKGEAGGGVDYIWDNGSPLTFTHWDRDQPDNGDGTCVTMTTGQIGGFWDDQQCSEKHAFVCEKPRPDITPPTKPPTPPPAQGCADSWTALPHFRNCYKLFHNLGWSKKKSWGAAHEDCVARGANLVSIHSQEEEEFLSLYSKGSSKWIGLKHNPTEGGYSWSDGTPLSHTNWGSGEPNNHEGREECVEMVSSSNGTYSWWNDLNCDAHQDWICMITKGKNPILPPVPPPPLPAPDCGTNLGWRKNKNICYYYNDTDIVDFHTAMRRCHQEKALLVSILNKDEQAYVNSMVGTGQVAAAWIGMRMFGIAGGEYMWVDFSPVTYTHWGPGEPNNANGEEQCVQMNRHQGGWNDANCGRAGAGYVCKKFPGDIHTPPPPTQPWEGNCPAGWMRFKDKCFMFKGKKNDIKANWSYARNWCKDQGGELAVIDDQYENDFVSSYLRDLRGPTWIGLSDLLLENQYAWSDGVSPVLYTNWNDKEPNNAGGTEHCVAMAHSHLDSGKWNDDACHKDHSFVCYRKKSSSINPPPPTKSPCPAGYISWYQNCYKLVEEPATWDKAQTSCEQQGGDLASIDMSYDQAFVAGVVLQGRADAWIGLRRKDDGSYTWTDGWPVFFTQWGPGEPSNIKDEGCVSMHASRAFHGTWNDTKCDQAKPYICKISSEKPPPTPAPGDGKCLPFWIPYGRYCYYVHNGKQGFSWPDSLHYCQSAKANLVSIHSRAEVEFLRNLNYTKYHNIWIGLTRDRNFGWGWTDQTSLGFVNWAPGEPNAAFHPGEVGEENCVEMYEDGRWNDNNCLQKRGFACRHRQYYTTDDGGNPIFPTDDPNVNNGGVIAGAIIAAIVVCSLIAGLLYYVFSVRGYKLSDLSLPTKTTTPVDVPAFTNPNFSGESDT from the exons ATGCTTCTGCAGCTGCTCAGTTTTGCTGCTCTTCTTGCTTGCG cCCATTGCCAGTGTCAGCAAGGCTGGAGGGAGTATGAGAATAAATGTTACTTCTTTTCAACTGATACAAAGTCATGGATGGAGGCCAACGCATTTTGTTTGGGGCTTAACACCAACCTGATGAGCATTCTGGACATTCATGAAAGG tTGTGGGTAAGGACACAAATTGGCACGGAGAGCTACTGGATCGGCCTAAATGACCAAATCTCAGAAGGTGTCTGGGAGTGGAGTGATGGGAGTCTTTTTATACCATACATATC ATACTGGATGCAAGGCCAGCCTGATAACTGGGGCGATGAACCCGGGGAGGACTGTGGTCAGGTAGTAGGATCTAGCTTTGGACAGTGGAATGACGAGAACTGTGGCGTTAAGAGGAAATACATCTGCAAGTACATGAACC CGAATCCTAGCCCACAGTGTGACTTAGCCAACGGCTGGACACAGCACGGCTCCAGCTGCTACAAATTGAAGGCGGACACCAGAAAGAGTTGGGCAGCAGCGAGACATGACTGCGTGCAGGACGGAGGAGACCTGGTGTCCATTGCCACAGCAGAAGAGGAGCAGTATGTCACAGGATCACTGGATCCATCATGGATTGACCTCTGGATTGGGCTTTCCACACTG AAATGCAACAAGATTTCATGTCAAGTTGAAGCAGGAAACAGTCAGTACACCTGGTCTGATGCTCTCCCAGTGGGGTACACAAACTGGGCGAACGGTGAACCTTCAGg TGATACACAGGCCGGCTCATGTTCTGCGATCATCAAGGATTCATCAACTACATTTGGGAAATGGAGATCCCATGTGTGCAGATATGAACGTCCTTACATGTGTAAACGACCACTGAACA CCATCTGCCCTTCTGGCTGGCTGAGCTTCGCTGGCAGTTGTTACTGGATGGTCAGTAATATCAATCTGTTGACCACCTGGCATGAGGCCAGCACCAAGTGCTCCGATATGGGGGCCCACCTGCTGATTATAAACAG TCAAGAAGAACAGTTCTTCATAAATGGAAACCTTCCAGACTTTCACCAAGTTGACATTCCTGACATCTGGATCGGTTTATCAG ATAAGGACCAGGACGGGGATTTCAAATGGGTGGATAAAGGAGCGATTACTTTTTCAAACTATGGTCCTGGTTGGCCTAGAAACACTGCTGGCACCTGGGACTGTGGACAAATCTTCACAG GAAATTATGAGGGCAAATGGGAAACAACTAGCTGCTTCAAGAGCATGGGTTACATTTGTGAGATGACAGGTGGACAGAACATCAAACCAACTTCAGCTCCTG ATTCCCACTGTGACCCTGGATATTTGTTGTATGGGGACTTCTGCTATCACTTTGAGAGTGAGTCAGTGAAAAACTGGCAGGATGCTGATACTCACTGTAGCAGAGATCAGGGTCATCTGGCCAGCTTCCACTCACAGGAAGAACTGAGTTTCCTAACTG CTCACATGCCAGGGGAAGCCTGGGTTGGTTTGAATGATATCAATGTTGAAAATCAGTGGGTATACACCGATGGAACTCCTGCG GACCTCCTCCCATGGGCGACCAACCAGCCAGACAACTGGGAGGACAACGAGGACTGTGCGCACCTCAGAGGGATGGATCACCATGAACCTGGAAAACTCAATGATGATTTCTGCACCTCCACTAAGAAATTTATCTGCAAAAAAG CCAAGGGACAAGGACCTCCTCCCCGGCCCCCAACATCTGGACCAG GATGGAATGAGAAATGTGGTTCTTGGATGGCTGACCCTTTTAACGACCACTGCTACCAGTTTAACTACCTGTCCATGAGGACGTGGGCAGAAGCTCGGGCCGACTGTGTCAACCAGGGAGGAGACCTCGTCAGTATCACCGATCCCTTCGAACAGGCCTTCATACAAG GCTTGATCCAGCTGAGTCCCACAGGGATCTCTCTGTGGATGGGCGGTCATGATTCTGTCACCGAAGGCGGCTGGGAGTGGTCAGATGGTTCTCCTTTCAGATACATCCGCTGGAATACAG GTAACCCAGACGACTATTACGGTGAAGACTGCCTGTCTATTTATATTAACAACGGCTACTGGAACGACGACAACTGTGAGAACAAAAGAGGATACATCTGCAAGCGGAAAG GAAAGACACCTGAGCCTCCTCCACCTCATGATG GTTTCATGACGGCGCTGGTGTGCCAGGACTCCTCTGCTGTCCTTCACTGTCCACATGGAAGTGTAATTAACGTCCAGTCGGCTTTCTACGGACGAAAGAGTGATGACATCTGTCCACACCTGGATGGTTCAGGGGGAG GAAGCTGCACAGTGGAAGGTGTCCTTCCTTACATTAGAAAGCAATGTGACAACCATCCTCACTGCTTTGCATTCGCCCATGTGGAGGTGGACCCCTGTCCCACAGTTTCCAAATACCTTGAGATCGTCTACAGCTGTGAACAAAAAG TGTGTCTGCAAGGCCTGGGTGTCGAGGACGGGAACATCACAGACTCCCAGCTCTCTGCTTCGTCCTCCACTGGTCTCTTCACTCCCAACAAAGCTCGTTTGAATGGAAATTCCTGCTGGATGCCTTCAGGAAGCC CAACTTCAAGCTGGATCCAGGTAAATCTGGGCCAGACCAGAAAAGTAACAGGAATAGTAATCCAGGGTTGTCCTCAAAATGACCACTGGCTCACCAAATTTAAGATCCAGCACAGTACGGACGGAACAAGCTGGACTGACTACACTGCTGACGGCCAG TTTTTCCCAGGctcaacagacagaaacagtcCTGAAACTCAGCTACTGGGTACACCTGTGTCAGCCCAGTATGTCCGCATTCTCCCACTGGAGTTCAGCGGTCAGGCAGGCCTTCGCTTCGACGTCTTAGGGTGCACACCAGACT ATGCAATCACATGCGCCAATGTGCCCAACTTCAACTTTGCCAATGATAAAATGAC TGTTCATTGTCCAGCTAGCTGTGCCAATGCTAATTACAGAGTGTACGGCACTACAGTATATCGTGGG GACTCAAACATATGTGCTGCAGCTATCCATGCTGGAGTGATATTAAATGACATCGGAGGAGACTGTACTTTGTTGAAAGCTGCAGGACAGAACTTCTATGCGGGCTCCACCAGGAATGGCATCACCTCAAGACA ATTTGATGGAAACTATGCTGTGTCGTACACTTTTGCAGATGGGG AGCTGAGGTGTTCAGGGCCTGACTGGTACGAGTTTGGAGACTTCTGCTACAAACCTTttcaagacaaaaaaacatggcATGGTGCCCAGCACACCTGCAGGACTATCGGTGCTCAACTCGTGTCCATCCTCTCAATGAAGGAGCAGAGCTGGCTGGAAAGCTACTTGTACATGG ccaccAGTGACGTGTGGACTGGTCTGAATGACCTGGTTGTGACTGGTATGTACACCTGGTCTGATGATCACATGGTTACCTTCACTTACTGGGCTCCAGGGGAACCCAACAACCACGATGGGTTCAGTGAAGACTGTGTTGAGATGTTACACCAG ACTGGACGATGGAACGACGTGTCCTGTACAGAACTCAATACCTACATATGTAAAATGCCCAAAGCACATTACCCATTGCCCTCTGTAAAACCCACTGTGTATGGGTGTGCTCAG GGCTGGGATGCATACGGCTACTCCTGCTACTGGATGGAGGAGACCACCAGGAGCTGGTCAGAGGCTAAGGATTTCTGTAAAGAGCAGGACGGCTTCTTACTGCACATCGGAGACAT TTATGAGCAGGCCCATTTTACAGTGGCACTGTCAGGAAAGACGGGTATGTGGTGGATCGGCCTGCGTGCTAAAGGAGAGGCAGGTGGAGGGGTCGACTACATCTGGGACAACGGCTCACCTCTCACCTTCACTCACTGGGACAGAGATCAGCCAG ATAACGGGGATGGGACTTGTGTGACTATGACAACGGGTCAGATTGGTGGTTTCTGGGATGACCAGCAGTGCTCAGAGAAACACGCCTTTGTCTGTGAGAAACCCAGGCCTGACATCACCCCACCCACTAAGCCCCCGACTCCTCCTCCTGCACAGGGCTGTGCTGATAGCTGGACGGCTCTGCCTCACTTCAGAAACTGTTATAAG CTCTTCCACAATTTGGGCTGGTCCAAGAAGAAGAGCTGGGGGGCAGCACATGAGGACTGTGTCGCCAGAGGAGCTAACCTGGTCAGCATCCAcagtcaggaggaggaagagttcCTGTCTCTGTACAGCAAAGGCAGCAGCAAGTGGATAGGCCTCAAGCACAACCCAACAGAAGGAG GTTATTCTTGGAGCGACGGcacacctctctctcacaccaACTGGGGCAGCGGGGAGCCCAACAACCATGAGGGCCGCGAGGAGTGTGTAGAGATGGTGAGCAGCAGCAACGGGACCTACTCCTGGTGGAACGATCTCAACTGTGACGCTCACCAGGACTGGATATGCATGATTACTAAAGGAAAGAACCCCATCCTGCCCCCAGTGCCCCCACCTCCACTCCCAG CTCCTGATTGTGGTACTAACCTTGGCTGGAGGAAgaacaaaaacatctgctactaCTACAACGACACCGACATTGTGGATTTCCACACGGCTATGAGACGCTGTCACCAGGAGAAGGCCTTACTCGTCTCCATCCTAAACAAAGACGAACAGGCATATGTTAACAGCATG GTGGGGACAGGCCAGGTGGCTGCAGCTTGGATTGGAATGAGGATGTTTGGCATTGCTGGTGGAGAATACAT GTGGGTGGACTTCTCCCCTGTGACGTACACTCACTGGGGTCCAGGTGAGCCCAACAACGCCAACGGGGAGGAACAGTGTGTTCAGATGAACAGACATCAAG GTGGATGGAACGATGCCAACTGTGGTCGGGCTGGAGCAGGTTATGTCTGTAAGAAGTTCCCCGGAGATATTCACACCCCTCCTCCACCCACACAGCCCTGGGAGGGCAACTGCCCGGCAG GTTGGATGCGTTTCAAGGATAAATGCTTCATGTTCAAAGGGAAGAAAAATGACATTAAAGCCAACTGGTCTTATGCTCGGAACTGGTGCAAAGACCAAGGAGGAGAGCTGGCAGTTATTGATGACCAGTACGAGAATG aCTTTGTTTCTAGTTACCTGAGGGACCTGAGGGGTCCCACGTGGATCGGGCTGTCAGATCTCTTGTTAGAGAATCAGTACGCCTGGAGTGACGGCGTCAGCCCTGTGCTGTACACCAACTGGAACGACAAGGAGCCTAACAATGCAGGAGGAACG GAACACTGTGTGGCgatggctcacagtcacctggaTAGCGGCAAGTGGAACGATGACGCATGTCATAAGGATCATAGCTTTGTCTGCTACAGGAAGAAAT CGAGCAGCATCAATCCTCCACCCCCAACCAAGAGCCCCTGCCCAGCTGGCTACATCTCCTGGTACCAGAACTGCTACAAGCTGGTGGAGGAGCCGGCGACCTGGGACAAGGCTCAGACGTCCTGCGAGCAGCAGGGAGGCGACCTGGCCAGCATCGATATGAGCTACGACCAGGCCTTCGTCGCTGGAGTGGTCCTGCAGGGCAGAGCCGACGCCTGGATCGGACTCAGACGCAAG GATGATGGCTCCTACACGTGGACAGATGGCTGGCCAGTTTTTTTCACTCAGTGGGGACCAGGAGAACCCAGCAACATTAAGGATGAGGGCTGCGTGAGTATGCACGCTTCACGCGCGTTCCACGGGACCTGGAATGATACTAAGTGTGACCAAGCTAAACCCTACATCTGCAAGATCTCCTCAG AGAAACCGCCGCCGACTCCTGCCCCTGGTGACGGGAAGTGTCTGCCATTCTGGATACCCTACGGCCGCTACTGTTACTACGTGCACAACGGTAAACAGGGTTTCTCTTGGCCAGACTCCCTTCACTACTGCCAGTCGGCCAAGGCAAATCTGGTGTCCATCCACAGCAGAGCGGAGGTGGAGTTCCTCAGAAACCTCAACTACACCAAATATCACAACATCTGGATCGGCCTCACCAGGGACCGCAACT TTGGCTGGGGCTGGACAGATCAGACGTCTCTGGGCTTCGTCAACTGGGCTCCAGGTGAGCCCAATGCAGCCTTTCACCCTGGGGAGGTAGGCGAGGAGAACTGCGTGGAGATGTACGAGGACGGACGCTGGAATGACAACAACTGCCTGCAGAAGAGAGGCTTTGCATGCCGCCACCGCCAGT ATTATACAACAGATGATGGCGGTAATCCAATTTTCCCCACCGATGATCCAAACGTCAATA ATGGAGGGGTGATAGCCGGCGCCATCATTGCAGCCATTGTGGTTTGCAGCTTGATAGCTGGATTGCTGTACTATGTTTTCAGTGTCCGAGGCTATAAACTGAGCGATTTGAGCCTGCCAACGAAAACAACCACTCCTGTTGATGTG CCTGCTTTCACCAACCCCAACTTTTCAGGAGAATCAGACACATAG